In bacterium, the DNA window TACCAAACGGAACGGATAAAATCAACACTTTTTATTTTGCCGTTCTTCTTGTATTTTTTGAATTTTTTGTTTTTTTAGGATTCCTGCTGTTTGAATTTGTATTATTGCTGATATTTATATCTTTTTGGAACCTGGCGTAAGGGAATTTCTTTCCGGGGCATTCGGTGGATTCCCCTTTGATTTTTCCGTGAAAAAGAACCTTATTCTGAGGGATATTATACTTTTTCATGAGATCTTTTGTCAGCCATACCAGTGACCAGTACTGTTTTTCCGTCATGCTTTTTTCATTAAGGTTGCCGACTATGCATATCCCTATCCCCTGGATATTAAGCCATCTTTGCCTTACGTGCCCTCCTTCTATCTGGCGTTTCCATCTTGAACCGGTTTCTATCTGTCCGTTCCTTTTTCCGCTTGTCCCGTTATCTATCACAAAATGGTAAGCAAGCCCGTTCTTCATCCCTCTTCTCTTATGGGATTTGTCGAATATAGCAGCGTTTCCTGTAGCGGTAGCGCTGTGGTGTATGACTATATATTTCCAGTCGCCTTTTTGCGCTTCGGCCGGAACCGCGAAAACATCAGCGCGCAAGAACACGCATATCAATGCTAAAGAATAAAAAACACAGGATTTCAGATTGCGCGACATCCGCAGGATTCTCCTTTAGCTCTCTTTTCTTATTCAAAACAAGAA includes these proteins:
- a CDS encoding N-acetylmuramoyl-L-alanine amidase; protein product: MSRNLKSCVFYSLALICVFLRADVFAVPAEAQKGDWKYIVIHHSATATGNAAIFDKSHKRRGMKNGLAYHFVIDNGTSGKRNGQIETGSRWKRQIEGGHVRQRWLNIQGIGICIVGNLNEKSMTEKQYWSLVWLTKDLMKKYNIPQNKVLFHGKIKGESTECPGKKFPYARFQKDINISNNTNSNSRNPKKTKNSKNTRRTAK